Proteins from one Syngnathoides biaculeatus isolate LvHL_M chromosome 8, ASM1980259v1, whole genome shotgun sequence genomic window:
- the LOC133504911 gene encoding microtubule-associated protein 6 homolog, with translation MQLRSGARRGWGRLDATPCNLISTFIEPSGIPQEGKQQGSSLTCRRPILHQHHRRPTESAMAWPCITRACCINRFWSDLDKGDIAVPLVFTKYSDVQHKQPRRAAAEGQPESQPEAVEAPPAAASDASSSVMRQDFKAWKVRPEPSCKPRDEYQPAAGPFIPETQYQKDYKAWPIPKKHDHPWIPKAGPPPTTATAGRSAEVESGVEKSELEEKLQEKEAKEPAGRDKSAERKDREAPGSGKDRAAADALNRHIKQTLSSSGSSYRTEFKAYKDVKPVKPIKAASQYKPPVEKETSLETSYSATFRGEQVKAQPADNKLLERRRIRSLYSEPAKETPKADKPASRVRPKKTVAAKAVKKAKEKKLLAASAKKKEAEAAAAAAASVTKKNKEISNRLAEAKQ, from the exons ATGCAGTTGCGTTCAGGTGCAAGACGTGGGTGGGGTCGCCTTGACGCCACGCCGTGCAACCTCATCAGCACGTTCATCGAACCCTCCGGCATCCCGCAGGAGGGAAAGCAGCAGGGTAGCTCGCTAACGTGCCGACGGCCGATCCTGCATCAGCACCACCGCCGACCGACGGAAAGCGCCATGGCCTGGCCGTGCATTACGCGAGCTTGCTGCATCAATCGCTTCTGGAGCGACCTGGACAAGGGGGACATCGCCGTGCCTCTGGTCTTCACCAAATACTCGGACGTGCAGCATAAGCAGCCGCGGAGGGCCGCCGCGGAGGGCCAACCGGAGAGCCAGCCGGAGGCCGTCGAGGCACCGCCCGCTGCCGCCTCGgacgcctcctcctccgtcatgCGGCAAGACTTCAAGGCGTGGAAAGTGCGCCCGGAGCCCAGCTGTAAACCCAGGGACGAGTACCAACCCGCTGCCGGACCCTTCATCCCGGAGACCCAGTACCAGAAGGACTACAAAGCCTGGCCCATCCCGAAGAAGCACGACCACCCCTGGATCCCCAAAGCCGGCCCGCCCCCCACTACCGCGACCGCCGGCCGCAGCGCCGAAGTCGAGAGCGGGGTGGAAAAGAGCGAGCTGGAGGAGAAGCTCCAGGAGAAGGAGGCCAAGGAGCCGGCCGGCAGGGACAAGTCGGCCGAGAGGAAAGACCGAGAGGCGCCCGGGAGCGGCAAAGACAGGGCGGCCGCCGACGCGCTCAACAGGCACATCAAGCAGACCCTGAGCTCTTCCGGCAGCAGCTACAG AACCGAGTTCAAGGCCTACAAGGATGTGAAACCGGTCAAGCCCATCAAGGCGGCGTCCCAGTACAAACCCCCGGTGGAGAAGGAGACCAGTCTGGAGACCAGCTACAGCGCCACCTTCAGGGGCGAGCAGGTCAAGGCCCAGCCGGCCGACAACAAACTGCTGGAGCGCAGGCGAATACGCAGCCTGTACAGCGAGCCCGCAAAGGAGACCCCCAAG GCGGACAAGCCGGCGTCTCGCGTCAGGCCGAAGAAGACGGTGGCTGCGAAGGCTGTGAAGAAGGCAAAGGAGAAGAAGCTGCTGGCCGCGTCCGCCAAGAAAAAAGAAGCCGAAGcagctgcggcggcggcggccagcGTCACCAAGAAGAACAAAGAGATCAGCAATAGACTGGCCGAGGCCAAACAGTAA